A single genomic interval of Pyrobaculum arsenaticum DSM 13514 harbors:
- a CDS encoding ArsR family transcriptional regulator — MFCVERVIYGAAMGRRRDIILLLHTEGPMPLAKLRDALKMSASTLLFELSALEKLGVVKREGSLVFLTELGERVASIISTVEPLKSLSFLSLAGLRPLMVWLLMSPLLPLAAATLLAGWVTALVVGSFLSPPLSMIYVMYVGHYLPSLLSLSPPLSLIVSLISVAGLLLGIYSASRRRLGLSKIVAGLFPLAIYPTVHLALVWLAQTFELSYLVAISQVLLFVSLLLTATVFATVYSIEMGATYETSLIRSLLAFFVVPALLYLAPLR, encoded by the coding sequence ATGTTTTGCGTGGAGCGAGTAATCTACGGCGCAGCAATGGGCAGGAGACGCGACATAATCCTCCTACTACATACAGAGGGGCCTATGCCGCTTGCGAAGTTACGGGACGCGTTGAAGATGTCGGCTTCGACCCTACTCTTTGAGCTTTCGGCATTGGAAAAATTAGGCGTTGTGAAGAGAGAGGGATCTCTCGTGTTCCTCACAGAACTGGGAGAAAGAGTTGCGTCTATCATCTCCACCGTAGAGCCTCTAAAATCTCTAAGCTTCCTCTCACTCGCGGGGCTAAGGCCGCTGATGGTGTGGCTCCTCATGTCGCCTCTACTTCCATTAGCGGCCGCAACACTGCTCGCAGGCTGGGTCACGGCGTTGGTAGTGGGCAGTTTTCTATCACCACCCCTCTCCATGATTTATGTGATGTACGTAGGGCATTACCTCCCGTCTCTGCTCAGCCTATCCCCGCCGCTCTCGTTAATAGTCTCGCTAATCTCAGTAGCTGGGCTGCTACTTGGCATTTACTCGGCCTCTAGGAGGAGGCTAGGGTTGTCCAAAATAGTGGCTGGGCTTTTCCCCCTTGCCATCTACCCCACTGTACACCTGGCCCTCGTGTGGCTGGCGCAGACTTTTGAGCTCTCCTACCTTGTCGCAATTTCACAAGTACTCCTCTTCGTCTCGCTCCTACTGACGGCGACTGTCTTCGCCACTGTGTACTCCATAGAGATGGGGGCGACCTACGAGACATCTCTAATCCGCTCCCTCTTGGCGTTTTTTGTCGTGCCCGCCTTGCTTTACCTGGCTCCTCTCCGCTGA
- a CDS encoding phosphate signaling complex PhoU family protein encodes MRGDIRKVQLTGGATLIVSLPKEWAKRISLAPGDEVLVVTQPDDTLILIPKKLGKRAGVVSEMTINQPVDVLEVERLFLTLYIGGAETIIVRFSHSATTLRRQIKEFIRRRIVDMEIVEEASDRLIVQSMISATELAVVDITAKMLRLVANMLNDLTTGLEKDDVAMLRDVIERDDEVDRLYWLMERQLKRAAMSRYVMLELKIDDPRDLVEYVIIAKSIERMADHICRIAYVNQEEKIDMRIVGPILAKVGEFLKQAEDLVTSEATPQKIAELQGEIAAWSQKTRREEVLSDPATSIAKESAVRIGEYIGDIVESLGRIRLKDKAIVIG; translated from the coding sequence GTGCGAGGGGATATACGGAAGGTCCAGCTGACGGGGGGTGCGACGCTTATCGTATCCTTGCCAAAGGAGTGGGCTAAGCGTATCTCGCTAGCGCCCGGCGACGAAGTTCTGGTGGTGACTCAGCCTGACGATACTCTTATTCTCATACCTAAGAAGCTGGGGAAGAGGGCGGGTGTGGTGTCGGAGATGACTATAAACCAGCCGGTTGACGTGTTGGAGGTCGAGCGCCTATTTCTAACACTCTATATTGGAGGTGCCGAGACTATTATTGTGAGATTCTCTCATTCTGCCACGACTCTCCGGAGGCAGATCAAGGAGTTCATAAGGCGCCGTATTGTGGATATGGAAATAGTGGAGGAGGCGAGTGATAGGCTTATTGTGCAGTCTATGATCTCGGCTACAGAACTGGCCGTGGTGGATATAACTGCTAAGATGTTGAGACTAGTGGCTAATATGCTAAACGACTTGACTACTGGGCTTGAGAAAGACGACGTGGCGATGTTGAGGGATGTAATTGAGCGCGACGACGAGGTGGATAGGCTGTACTGGCTGATGGAGAGGCAGCTCAAGAGGGCTGCAATGTCCCGGTATGTAATGCTCGAGCTCAAGATAGACGACCCCCGCGACCTTGTGGAGTATGTAATAATAGCTAAGTCCATAGAGAGGATGGCAGATCATATCTGCCGCATTGCATACGTGAACCAAGAGGAGAAGATAGATATGCGGATCGTGGGGCCTATTTTGGCGAAGGTGGGCGAGTTTTTAAAACAAGCTGAGGATCTGGTAACAAGTGAGGCTACGCCGCAGAAGATAGCCGAGCTACAAGGCGAGATCGCCGCGTGGAGCCAGAAGACGAGGCGGGAGGAGGTTTTGTCAGACCCCGCCACTTCCATTGCCAAGGAAAGCGCGGTGAGGATTGGTGAGTATATTGGCGATATAGTCGAGTCTCTGGGCAGGATCAGGCTGAAGGACAAGGCGATAGTTATAGGCTAG
- a CDS encoding DNA topoisomerase IV subunit A has translation MSSRSEFLERLEKWGYNLTKAVLELEEPVMEIPARTLSNTIWDEKAKMLKLGPEKMHRRFLDMKEARRFMQTVLMLRLIVEAIREDVYPTIRDLYYNGKHTIVFKDPLGRAHRENTWDEQDESNAVIEDIEVATNVLREEMGVSADVKGKIVGPIVVRSQGYELDASKFGETALSLPVNVDALEIVKVEAAYVLVVEKDAIFQRLVREKFWSQENAILVTAKGMPDRATRRFIRRLNEEYKLPVYVLTDGDPYGWYIYSVYKSGSIKLSYESERLATPEAKFLGLTATDIDAYKISDNYVIAATDRDVKRAQELLRYPWFQKSEWTKEINLFLKKKKKVEIEALSTHGLKFLHDYLRDKIRNKKFID, from the coding sequence GTGAGTAGCAGGTCTGAATTTCTGGAGAGGCTGGAGAAGTGGGGCTACAACTTGACGAAGGCTGTGCTGGAGCTGGAGGAGCCCGTAATGGAAATCCCAGCACGCACTCTAAGTAATACGATCTGGGATGAGAAGGCGAAGATGCTTAAGCTCGGCCCCGAGAAGATGCACAGGAGGTTCCTCGACATGAAAGAGGCACGGCGGTTTATGCAGACGGTCCTCATGCTCCGCCTGATAGTAGAGGCGATTAGGGAGGACGTGTACCCCACGATAAGAGATCTGTACTACAACGGGAAGCACACCATAGTCTTTAAGGATCCCCTGGGTAGGGCGCACCGGGAGAACACCTGGGACGAGCAGGACGAGTCCAACGCGGTGATTGAGGACATAGAAGTGGCTACTAATGTGCTTAGGGAGGAGATGGGAGTGTCTGCCGACGTTAAGGGTAAGATCGTGGGGCCTATTGTCGTGAGGTCCCAGGGCTACGAGCTAGACGCGAGCAAGTTCGGCGAAACTGCGCTTAGCCTTCCTGTGAACGTAGACGCTTTGGAGATAGTGAAGGTGGAGGCGGCCTACGTCCTCGTGGTTGAGAAAGACGCAATTTTCCAGCGCCTCGTACGCGAGAAGTTCTGGAGCCAGGAAAACGCCATTCTCGTCACGGCAAAGGGCATGCCAGATAGGGCAACGAGGCGTTTTATAAGGAGGCTTAACGAGGAATACAAACTGCCCGTGTACGTCCTCACCGACGGCGACCCCTACGGATGGTATATATACAGCGTCTACAAAAGCGGCTCTATTAAGCTGAGCTACGAGTCGGAGCGGCTGGCGACGCCCGAGGCCAAGTTCCTGGGGCTGACCGCGACAGATATCGACGCGTACAAGATCTCAGACAACTACGTAATAGCCGCGACGGACCGCGACGTCAAGAGGGCACAAGAGCTCCTCCGCTACCCCTGGTTCCAGAAGTCTGAGTGGACCAAAGAAATTAACCTATTCCTCAAGAAGAAGAAAAAGGTTGAAATAGAGGCGCTGTCTACACACGGTCTGAAATTCCTACACGACTACCTCCGCGATAAAATTAGAAACAAGAAGTTCATCGACTAG
- a CDS encoding DNA topoisomerase VI subunit B, translating to MYSYEALPVAEWFRRNRELAGFHNSTRALYQTIRELVENSLDATETYGILPTIYLRVAVEDEQKSWVSVYAEDNGIGIPGNEIPNVFGRVFYSSKYRIKQHRGVFGLGLKMVVLYAQSTTNKPVLVRSATLKSDKIYEYQIMIDTNANSPIILDRREYPNKYRWHGTAVKVVLEGNWLGAKKRIEDYLRRTAIIAPYAEIVFKGPDMDLWLKRRTTKLPPAPKEGLPHPKSVDVDTIKQMLLDSRGMTLLEFLTENFDAVGEGTAKAFLEWAGFNPNAKATALTPEELVRLVEKMKQYEGWRRPRADWLSPVGAELLEIGAKAILGAEAVFAVTRKPESYGGHPFIVEAAVAWGGQIPPSDKPLLLRYANKIPLLYDEGADVARKVVDEFHWDNYKVKFPAPLAVIIHVCSTKIPYASAGKEAIAEVAEIEKEMRLALRDAAKKLRLYLSRKEKEMELFNKYITFAKYVDEIAHNLSVITRLEKSIIAQNLHKLIEKKLGTTVDELVKHTLSLTSASQQEEVTEAMAQ from the coding sequence ATGTACTCCTACGAGGCCCTTCCTGTAGCTGAATGGTTTAGAAGGAACAGAGAACTGGCGGGCTTCCACAATTCTACTAGGGCGCTGTACCAGACGATTAGGGAACTTGTGGAGAACTCGCTTGACGCCACGGAGACCTACGGCATACTTCCCACAATATACCTAAGAGTGGCTGTTGAGGATGAGCAGAAGAGCTGGGTGTCCGTCTACGCTGAGGACAACGGCATAGGGATTCCGGGCAACGAGATACCGAACGTCTTCGGCAGGGTGTTTTACAGTAGTAAGTACAGGATAAAACAGCACAGGGGAGTCTTTGGCCTCGGCTTGAAGATGGTCGTACTCTATGCCCAGAGCACCACGAACAAGCCCGTTTTGGTTAGGTCCGCCACTCTGAAGTCCGACAAGATATATGAGTACCAGATAATGATTGATACGAACGCCAATAGTCCCATTATTCTGGACAGGAGGGAGTACCCGAATAAGTACAGGTGGCACGGCACCGCGGTTAAGGTAGTGCTTGAGGGAAATTGGCTGGGAGCCAAGAAGCGTATCGAGGACTACCTCAGAAGAACTGCGATAATCGCCCCTTACGCCGAGATTGTATTCAAGGGGCCCGATATGGATCTGTGGCTGAAGAGGAGGACCACCAAACTCCCACCGGCCCCCAAAGAGGGGTTGCCCCACCCTAAGAGCGTTGATGTGGATACTATAAAGCAGATGTTGTTGGACAGCAGGGGGATGACCCTCCTCGAGTTCCTAACGGAGAACTTCGACGCGGTCGGCGAGGGCACCGCTAAGGCCTTCCTTGAGTGGGCTGGCTTTAACCCCAATGCGAAGGCGACTGCACTGACGCCGGAGGAGCTGGTGAGGCTTGTGGAGAAGATGAAGCAGTACGAGGGATGGAGGAGGCCCCGAGCTGACTGGCTCTCCCCCGTGGGGGCCGAGTTGTTGGAGATAGGTGCCAAGGCCATCCTCGGCGCCGAGGCGGTGTTCGCGGTGACTAGAAAGCCGGAGTCCTACGGGGGTCACCCCTTCATAGTAGAGGCAGCTGTGGCGTGGGGAGGTCAGATACCTCCCTCGGATAAGCCTTTGTTGTTGAGATACGCCAACAAGATCCCGCTTCTCTACGACGAGGGTGCCGATGTGGCGAGGAAGGTCGTTGACGAGTTCCACTGGGACAACTACAAGGTTAAATTCCCGGCGCCCCTCGCCGTGATTATCCACGTATGCTCCACCAAGATCCCCTACGCGTCTGCGGGTAAGGAGGCCATTGCCGAAGTTGCCGAGATAGAGAAGGAGATGAGACTGGCCCTCAGAGACGCCGCGAAGAAGCTGAGGCTGTACCTGTCGCGGAAGGAGAAGGAGATGGAGCTGTTTAACAAATACATAACCTTTGCTAAATACGTAGACGAGATAGCTCACAACCTCTCCGTAATTACTCGACTAGAGAAGAGCATAATTGCTCAGAACCTGCACAAGCTTATCGAGAAGAAGCTGGGGACTACCGTGGACGAGCTAGTGAAGCACACGCTTTCACTCACATCTGCTTCCCAGCAGGAGGAGGTTACCGAGGCCATGGCCCAGTAG
- the psmA gene encoding archaeal proteasome endopeptidase complex subunit alpha, whose product MFPPAMAGYDRAITIFSPEGKIYQVEYAGEAVKRGWPTVGVKCRSGVALAAEKRKISALFDSSSLEKIYIIDDHVAASPSGLLADARILIDYARDVALSHRFLYDEPIDVEFLTKAVCNLKQQYTQFGGARPFGVALLIAGIDRHGARLYQTDPSGVYIGYFATAIGAESGTITEFLEKNYKFDIDMGECVELAVKALASAVEVADSSSIEVAYATLEEKKIKKMSADEVSALLAKLGLLKKS is encoded by the coding sequence ATGTTCCCTCCAGCGATGGCAGGTTATGACAGGGCGATAACCATATTCTCGCCCGAGGGCAAGATCTATCAGGTAGAATACGCAGGCGAGGCCGTTAAGAGAGGGTGGCCCACAGTGGGCGTTAAGTGCAGATCTGGCGTAGCCCTAGCGGCCGAGAAGAGGAAGATCTCAGCGCTGTTTGACTCGTCTTCTCTAGAAAAGATATACATTATAGACGATCACGTCGCTGCGTCGCCCTCCGGCTTGCTGGCAGATGCCAGAATTCTCATAGACTACGCGCGCGACGTCGCGCTCAGCCATCGGTTCCTCTACGACGAGCCGATCGACGTGGAGTTCCTCACAAAGGCCGTCTGCAACTTGAAACAACAGTATACACAGTTTGGCGGCGCTAGGCCCTTCGGCGTGGCCCTGCTCATAGCCGGCATAGATCGACACGGGGCCCGGCTGTACCAGACCGACCCCTCCGGCGTATACATAGGCTACTTCGCTACGGCCATCGGCGCAGAGTCGGGGACCATTACCGAGTTTCTCGAGAAGAACTACAAATTTGACATCGATATGGGAGAGTGTGTAGAGCTGGCCGTCAAGGCCCTTGCCTCGGCCGTGGAGGTGGCTGACAGCTCCAGCATAGAGGTGGCCTACGCCACTTTAGAAGAGAAGAAGATAAAGAAGATGTCAGCAGACGAGGTATCTGCCTTATTGGCAAAGCTGGGTCTGCTTAAGAAGAGCTAA
- a CDS encoding RNA-binding domain-containing protein, translating to MSCPTSFLYARAYAHATEDVEKVVRAVRSVVEARFTATTARGHHGNVIIIIEARLEDCEALEALKSIISRLDDVEFTLMLSGIEEGRLYVKFDKQQAFLGVLRVAHGDDVVYLEVRTRSLVVRDVREFLISLREALKT from the coding sequence GTGTCTTGCCCCACTTCCTTTCTGTATGCGAGGGCCTACGCCCATGCCACTGAAGACGTCGAGAAGGTGGTAAGGGCTGTGAGAAGCGTGGTTGAGGCGCGTTTCACGGCGACTACTGCACGGGGGCACCATGGGAACGTCATTATCATTATTGAGGCGAGGCTGGAGGACTGTGAGGCTTTAGAGGCGCTTAAATCTATTATCTCTAGGCTAGACGACGTCGAATTTACTCTAATGCTCTCAGGAATCGAGGAGGGGAGGCTATACGTCAAGTTTGACAAACAACAAGCATTTTTAGGAGTGTTGAGGGTGGCCCATGGCGACGACGTAGTATACTTAGAGGTCCGAACAAGGTCTCTTGTTGTGAGAGACGTGAGAGAGTTCTTGATCTCTCTGAGAGAAGCGTTAAAAACCTAG
- a CDS encoding thiamine-phosphate synthase family protein yields MIPVEFVVEAVLTPLKGLMAHELVERGYSQSKVGQLLGISQPAVSSYLRNPKSQYEERLLKFMDRQELLRLTRSLVTLAEYAGVEEFLRYVNNYAVALLASLRLCPLHRAAYPELKNCDICKDLHVYAETEKNVERAFEILRRCENCYKLVPKVLMNIVELGPGGGVGYPGRIYVEGTQLAAREKPRTGASRFLTNLVDEVNKLHHEIKAVANIAYLARDCVKAKMSVAEVGPSNSEEEIIKNVVSVFRDGVYDVVYDRGGSGIEPNAYVFGVDAVDVASKILEISRCL; encoded by the coding sequence GTGATCCCAGTAGAGTTCGTGGTAGAGGCCGTGCTTACACCTCTCAAGGGGCTTATGGCGCACGAGCTTGTGGAGAGGGGCTACTCGCAGAGCAAGGTGGGCCAGCTACTTGGCATTTCTCAACCCGCCGTCAGCTCGTATCTGAGAAACCCCAAGAGCCAATACGAGGAGAGGTTGCTGAAGTTTATGGACAGGCAGGAGTTGCTTAGGTTGACAAGGTCGTTAGTCACATTGGCGGAGTACGCCGGCGTAGAGGAGTTTCTACGCTATGTTAACAACTACGCCGTAGCGCTCCTGGCATCTCTACGACTGTGTCCTCTTCACAGAGCCGCGTATCCGGAACTTAAAAACTGCGATATTTGTAAAGACCTTCATGTTTACGCAGAAACTGAGAAAAACGTGGAAAGGGCCTTTGAGATACTTAGGAGATGCGAGAATTGCTACAAGTTGGTGCCCAAAGTTTTGATGAATATAGTAGAGCTGGGACCCGGGGGCGGCGTGGGGTATCCCGGGAGGATATACGTAGAGGGTACCCAATTAGCCGCCAGGGAAAAGCCAAGGACGGGGGCCTCCCGCTTCTTGACAAACCTCGTGGATGAGGTGAACAAACTACATCACGAGATCAAGGCGGTTGCCAATATAGCCTACCTGGCTAGAGACTGTGTCAAGGCTAAGATGTCTGTAGCAGAGGTGGGGCCTAGCAACAGCGAAGAGGAGATTATCAAAAACGTGGTTTCTGTGTTCAGAGACGGCGTCTACGACGTTGTCTACGACAGAGGCGGTAGCGGGATAGAGCCCAACGCATACGTATTTGGAGTCGACGCAGTCGATGTGGCATCTAAGATATTGGAAATTTCGAGGTGTCTATAG
- a CDS encoding ribosome assembly factor SBDS, with protein MTKKAAVAKLDKGGEHFEILIDPDAALEFKMGKPMGIDKILIHEEIFKDAKKGLRASEQALKRIFGTTDVRKIAEIIIKEGEIPLTAEQRRRLIEDKKRQIVEWISRNCIDVRTKTPVPPQRVENALDQVRVSIDPFKPPEEQVQEILKEIQRVLPIKVATARIALSVSSTHAQKVKGIVAKMAKIVNERYKSDGSWEAVLELPAGLQDVLISKVNDVTHGDADIRIVEIVF; from the coding sequence ATGACAAAAAAGGCGGCAGTGGCCAAGCTGGATAAGGGTGGTGAGCATTTTGAGATACTAATAGATCCCGACGCGGCGTTGGAATTCAAAATGGGGAAGCCCATGGGGATAGACAAAATCCTAATCCATGAGGAGATTTTCAAAGATGCGAAAAAAGGCCTCCGCGCCTCCGAGCAGGCGCTGAAGCGTATCTTCGGCACGACCGATGTGAGGAAAATAGCCGAAATTATAATAAAGGAGGGAGAGATACCCCTTACAGCCGAGCAGAGGAGGAGGTTAATAGAGGACAAGAAGAGGCAGATCGTGGAGTGGATATCGCGGAATTGTATCGATGTACGCACCAAGACACCAGTACCGCCGCAACGCGTTGAGAACGCCCTAGATCAAGTCAGAGTTTCCATAGACCCGTTTAAGCCACCAGAAGAACAAGTTCAGGAAATCCTGAAAGAAATACAACGCGTCTTACCGATTAAGGTGGCGACTGCCCGAATCGCGCTGTCTGTCTCATCTACTCACGCCCAGAAGGTTAAGGGCATTGTTGCCAAAATGGCTAAGATAGTAAATGAGAGGTACAAATCAGACGGATCCTGGGAAGCCGTGCTAGAGCTACCGGCGGGGCTCCAAGACGTCCTCATTTCTAAAGTAAACGACGTGACACATGGCGATGCCGACATACGCATAGTAGAAATCGTCTTCTAG
- the rrp4 gene encoding exosome complex RNA-binding protein Rrp4 yields MYFVTPRQLIFPGDVIATADKKVEGPVYLDNGRYRSLVVGLVEFREDSVVIVPLEGTYRPKKGDVVVGYVTDVLATGWEVDVRSFMPAYLPVSEALHKHVDLETTPLTTFLNVGDVIVAKVKDVDLTDEYPIVLTLREEKVGKVESGTVVDIAPVKIPRVIGKKGTMLNTLLELGCDIVVGQNGRIWIKCGDPRDEVFLASLIRKIELESHVMGLTDRVKSEIEKYKESKQK; encoded by the coding sequence ATGTACTTCGTAACTCCCAGACAACTGATATTTCCGGGAGACGTAATCGCGACGGCGGACAAGAAAGTGGAGGGTCCCGTGTATCTAGACAACGGCCGGTACAGAAGTCTAGTTGTGGGGCTTGTGGAGTTTAGAGAGGACTCCGTGGTGATAGTCCCTCTTGAGGGCACTTACCGGCCGAAGAAAGGCGATGTGGTGGTGGGCTACGTTACCGACGTCTTGGCCACAGGCTGGGAAGTGGATGTGAGGTCCTTCATGCCGGCGTACCTCCCCGTGAGCGAGGCTCTCCACAAGCACGTGGATTTGGAGACTACTCCTCTTACCACGTTCCTCAATGTGGGGGATGTAATCGTGGCAAAGGTAAAGGACGTAGACCTAACCGACGAGTACCCAATTGTGTTGACCCTCCGCGAAGAGAAAGTCGGCAAGGTGGAGAGCGGCACTGTTGTCGATATAGCACCTGTAAAAATACCGCGAGTCATAGGTAAGAAGGGCACCATGCTAAACACGCTACTGGAACTAGGATGCGACATCGTAGTGGGGCAAAATGGCCGTATTTGGATCAAGTGTGGCGACCCCCGAGACGAAGTTTTCCTAGCCTCTCTCATCAGAAAAATCGAGCTGGAGAGTCACGTCATGGGCCTAACCGACAGGGTAAAGTCAGAAATAGAGAAGTACAAGGAAAGCAAACAGAAGTAA
- the rrp41 gene encoding exosome complex exonuclease Rrp41: MKKPPVPLLQNGVRADGRLPDQMREVKISVGVVSNADGSAMVSYGATTAVAAVYGPREMHPRHLSLPDRGVMRVRYHMAPFSTKDERKSPTPSRREIEISKVLREALEPAVLLEQYPRSRIDVFIEIIQADGSTRVASLTAASLALADAGIYMRDLVVGVSVGLVDGVVVLDLNGLEDNYGEGDLPVGYMPNLKRFVLLQLDGAWKREVFLQALNLAVKGAEYVYQIARDALKNKYMSIAEEIYGR; the protein is encoded by the coding sequence ATGAAAAAGCCGCCTGTACCTTTGCTTCAGAACGGCGTTAGGGCTGATGGGAGATTGCCTGACCAGATGAGGGAGGTTAAAATTTCGGTAGGCGTAGTCAGCAACGCCGACGGATCGGCAATGGTGTCCTACGGCGCCACTACGGCGGTGGCCGCCGTCTATGGGCCCAGGGAGATGCACCCTAGACATTTATCGCTTCCTGACCGCGGTGTTATGCGTGTGCGTTACCACATGGCCCCCTTCTCCACGAAAGATGAGCGGAAGAGTCCTACGCCTAGTAGAAGAGAGATAGAGATATCTAAGGTTCTGAGAGAGGCTTTAGAGCCAGCCGTACTGCTGGAGCAGTACCCCCGCTCGCGTATAGACGTCTTCATAGAGATAATCCAGGCAGATGGCTCAACGAGGGTGGCATCACTGACGGCGGCATCGCTAGCCTTAGCCGACGCCGGGATCTACATGAGAGACCTAGTAGTAGGAGTATCAGTAGGTCTAGTCGACGGCGTGGTGGTGCTTGATCTGAACGGCCTCGAAGATAACTACGGCGAGGGCGACCTTCCTGTTGGGTATATGCCTAACTTAAAACGCTTCGTGCTCCTACAGCTAGACGGGGCGTGGAAGCGCGAGGTCTTCTTACAAGCGCTTAATCTGGCGGTCAAAGGCGCAGAGTACGTCTACCAAATTGCAAGAGACGCGTTGAAAAACAAGTATATGTCCATAGCTGAGGAGATATACGGGAGGTAG
- the rrp42 gene encoding exosome complex protein Rrp42, with product MASVSPYARRFISYLRREQIKRLAASKNRVDGRALDQTREIEIKTGVVKTADGSAEVKLGKTHVIAGVKVGLGQPFPDAPDEGVLVVSAEVLPHASPYTEVGPPDESAIELARVVDRGIRHCGYVDFKKLAVEGGKAYVLWVDLYVINDDGNLVDAANLASVAALKNTQLPAVVKDESGAVKLDRNNKSPLPLETSKVPVAVSVGKIANVLFLDPNFEEELSLDGRVTFTISEDRIVAAQKTLGYFTQPELEAALDLAIKGRDRYLEALKSILGSS from the coding sequence ATGGCGTCTGTCTCGCCTTACGCAAGGCGTTTCATCTCTTACCTAAGGCGAGAGCAGATCAAGCGCCTCGCCGCTTCGAAAAACAGAGTAGATGGGAGGGCCCTCGACCAGACAAGAGAAATTGAGATAAAGACTGGGGTTGTCAAAACTGCGGATGGGTCGGCCGAGGTGAAGCTGGGGAAGACCCATGTGATTGCCGGCGTTAAGGTGGGCCTAGGCCAGCCGTTCCCAGACGCGCCCGATGAGGGGGTGTTGGTAGTAAGCGCAGAGGTTTTGCCCCACGCCTCGCCCTACACCGAGGTGGGGCCGCCCGACGAGTCGGCAATAGAGCTGGCTAGGGTTGTGGACCGCGGCATTAGGCACTGCGGCTACGTCGATTTCAAGAAGCTGGCGGTGGAGGGAGGCAAGGCCTACGTCCTTTGGGTTGACCTGTACGTTATAAACGACGATGGCAACTTGGTAGACGCCGCTAACTTGGCCTCCGTGGCCGCCTTAAAAAACACTCAGCTACCCGCCGTAGTAAAGGACGAAAGCGGGGCCGTGAAGCTTGACCGCAATAATAAGTCGCCTTTGCCGCTCGAGACAAGCAAAGTGCCGGTCGCTGTCTCTGTGGGAAAAATCGCCAATGTGTTATTCCTAGATCCCAACTTCGAGGAGGAGCTAAGTCTTGACGGCCGTGTCACATTCACTATTTCCGAGGACAGGATAGTGGCGGCGCAGAAGACGCTTGGCTACTTCACACAGCCAGAGCTAGAGGCGGCTCTAGACTTGGCGATAAAAGGAAGAGACAGATACCTCGAAGCTCTAAAGAGCATCTTAGGAAGCTCGTAA
- a CDS encoding 50S ribosomal protein L37ae has translation MPFSHTKIVGPAGRYGARYGMGIRRKITTIEVKQRGKHRCPSCRSVVRLERLAFGIWRCPKCGFTFAGGAWVPQTIMGKTLAPEELKAVETQKARWKEAAK, from the coding sequence ATGCCATTTAGCCACACAAAGATTGTGGGCCCCGCCGGGAGGTATGGCGCGAGGTACGGAATGGGTATTAGGCGGAAGATAACTACAATAGAGGTTAAACAGAGGGGGAAGCACAGATGTCCTAGTTGTAGATCTGTTGTGAGGCTTGAGAGGCTCGCCTTTGGCATTTGGAGATGTCCAAAATGCGGCTTCACCTTTGCTGGAGGAGCTTGGGTTCCGCAGACGATAATGGGCAAGACGCTTGCGCCCGAGGAGCTGAAAGCTGTTGAGACACAGAAAGCAAGGTGGAAAGAAGCCGCTAAGTGA
- a CDS encoding ribosomal biogenesis protein — MKRADSCEVVITTSRLPSKKTLELINDLVNSLPGVEKVVRGKKPFTSLLEEAVIRGARYIAFIWDRRGMPSALLFYDVVNKMWKPYMLKISGIKTRRELPVFTARRPPAKSAVVVDLAGGELGDIFAEIFRYPLVYDLDAVRGLFDTVILVRPGDRYVVEVLGRDLGPRATVIKIAKVIYRHV; from the coding sequence GTGAAGAGGGCAGATAGTTGTGAAGTCGTAATAACTACGTCGAGACTTCCCTCAAAGAAAACGCTGGAGCTGATAAACGACCTTGTCAACTCTCTGCCAGGTGTAGAGAAAGTAGTTAGGGGGAAGAAACCCTTCACCTCCCTCCTCGAAGAGGCTGTTATTCGAGGTGCGCGGTACATCGCCTTTATCTGGGATAGGCGCGGTATGCCGTCAGCGCTGTTGTTCTACGACGTGGTTAACAAGATGTGGAAGCCCTACATGCTTAAGATCTCTGGCATCAAGACGAGGAGAGAGCTACCTGTCTTCACCGCTCGGAGGCCGCCTGCAAAAAGCGCCGTCGTGGTTGATTTGGCCGGAGGGGAGCTTGGGGATATATTTGCTGAGATTTTCCGATACCCTCTTGTATACGACTTAGACGCCGTGAGGGGCCTATTTGACACCGTTATACTGGTTAGGCCAGGTGATCGCTACGTCGTTGAGGTGCTCGGCAGAGACCTAGGCCCGAGAGCTACAGTCATAAAAATCGCAAAGGTGATATATAGGCATGTATAA